Below is a genomic region from Gillisia sp. Hel_I_86.
CCACATTAAATACAACCGCATTTCGCCATCCCTATTCGATTTAAAAAGTAATTTTTTTCCATCTGGAGACCAACGCGGATAATTATCTAAAGTGTTACCGGTGGTCAATGGCCTGTTTTGTGTACCATCAAAATTCACTATCCAGAGATTGGATAGATTCTTATCGGTCATCACATCCTTAAAATTCCGGACATAAACCACTTGTTTTCCATCTGGGGATATTTGTGGGTCAGAAATATATTCGAGATTGAAGATATCCAATAACTCCAACTTATCGGATTGTTGGGCTACGAGTAACTGGGAAGTTAATAGAAAAAGGAATGTTAGTTTTTTCATAAATGGAATTTTAAACTCAATTCAATATTAAATACAATTATCTAAAGGTAGATGATGGAAAAGAAACTAAACTTTCATGTCCATTCTTACCAACAGCTACAACCCCAAAGAAGAAATTATCTATTACGATTCCATCCAGCATAAATTCGGAGACATTTCCAACAAATCTTGAATGTTGCCAAACGGGAGAAGTGGTGTCCCTCCAATAGATTTTATAACCTGCAATATTACCATTAACTTTTTCCCAACGTAATTTAGTTGAAGGTTCTACTATACCACCAATTGCTACTTTAGAAGGCGCAGGGGGAGCCCAAGCTATACTGGCTAGGTTAATAGCATTCACCGCAGTTAGTTTTGCGGCATAATCAAAATTCACCCCTTCTATTACATCCCCATATTCTATTCCATTCTCTGTTCTTATATCTTGATGTTGCCTGTTATAGTTCTCATGGGCTTCCATAATTCTAATTCCTGCAAATCCAAGGTCATTAAAAGACCTGTGATGACCTCCTCTACCAAATCTGTCCAATCTATAGATCATCATCGGGTTCATTTCCGGCATATAGGTTTGTACTGTGCCATGAATGTACCTAGCAAGCTGTCTGGAAATTCCATCCACTTCCCCACCATAGTATCTTCTTGCATTACGTTCTTTTTCTGTTTCTGTTGGAGGTACCGGTTCAGAAAAAATCCTAAAACTTCTATTATCTATTACCCCGTCAACCCCTTCAATATTCCCGATCATATCATTGTTTAATATCCCAATGATCTCCCAGTTGTTGTTTTGTGCATATTGAGCCAATCCTTTTCCACCAAACAAACCTTGTTCTTC
It encodes:
- a CDS encoding M28 family metallopeptidase; amino-acid sequence: MKILFSPLSIFLCIFTFLPFNKTNAQATDARIYSIIDSVSADRIENDIRKLAGFGTRNTFSDTVSTTRGIGAARRWIKSQFDKTSRDCNNCLNVFYQKDLVTPEDGTRVPKEAWVVNVVAIQKGTTYPNRYIIMSGDIDSRASDTMDFETDAPGANDNASGMAGTMEAARVLSKYKFENSIIYVGLSGEEQGLFGGKGLAQYAQNNNWEIIGILNNDMIGNIEGVDGVIDNRSFRIFSEPVPPTETEKERNARRYYGGEVDGISRQLARYIHGTVQTYMPEMNPMMIYRLDRFGRGGHHRSFNDLGFAGIRIMEAHENYNRQHQDIRTENGIEYGDVIEGVNFDYAAKLTAVNAINLASIAWAPPAPSKVAIGGIVEPSTKLRWEKVNGNIAGYKIYWRDTTSPVWQHSRFVGNVSEFMLDGIVIDNFFFGVVAVGKNGHESLVSFPSSTFR